From one Mustelus asterias chromosome 2, sMusAst1.hap1.1, whole genome shotgun sequence genomic stretch:
- the LOC144480216 gene encoding eukaryotic translation initiation factor 1b yields the protein MSTIQNLQSFDPFADATKGDDRLPAGTEEYIHIRIQQRNGRKTLTTVQGIADDYDKKKLVKAFKKKFACNGTVIEHPEYGEVIQLQGDQRKNICQFLLEVGIVKEEQLKVHGF from the exons ACCCCTTTGCTGATGCAACTAAGGGTGACGACCGCCTCCCGGCAGGGACTGAAGAGTACATCCATATAAGAATTCAACAACGTAACGGCAGGAAGACACTGACCACCGTCCAAGGCATTGCAGATGATTATGATAAAAAGAAACTTGTGAAAGCCTTTAAAAAG AAATTTGCCTGCAATGGTACTGTGATAGAACACCCTGAATACGGTGAGGTAATCCAACTTCAGGGTGACCAGCGGAAGAATATCTGCCAATTTCTTCTGGAG GTTGGCATCGTGAAGGAGGAGCAGTTAAAGGTCCACGGCTTCTAA